The segment GTCGACCCGGGCGTGGCCGGCGAGGAACACGGCTTTGCGAACCAAGTCGGGCCTGCTCAGAGCAAGTTCCTGCGCGACGCGTGAGCCCATCGACGTTCCGACGACATAGGCCTTCTCGTCGCCGTTGCGGACGAGCTCGATCAGGCCCGCGGTGTCTGCGACCATGTCCTCCATGGTGATGCCGTGCGCGCTCTCCGACGACGGAGCGATGCCGCGATTGTCGAACGTGCACACCCGGTAACCCGCTGCTGTGAGAGCGGGCACCTGATGCAGCTCCCACACACGACCGGGGCTGCCGGTGCCCATGATCAGAACTACCAGGTCTCCACTGCCCTTGACCTGGTAGTTCACGTCGATGCCGTTGATCTTGGCGATAGGCATACGTCTCCTCACTGCTGATGTGTTCGTCGGCGATCGTATCGTTCGGCACCGACGCGGGGTTACTCGAACAGCCAGTGGGTACCTGGTGTTACATGACTGACGAGAACGTAGCTGGCGAAGCACGCAAGGGATTGCTCGACGGAATCAAGGGCAAGGCCAAAGAGGTCGTGGGCGCGGTGACCGGCAACGACTCGTTGACAGCCGAGGGCCAATTGCAGGCCGCTCAGGCCCGTGAACACAAGGAAGCACAGGCCACGGAGCGCGTCGCCGAGGCGCAAGCCACCGAAGCCGCCGAGGAGCTGGCGGACGTTCGCACGGCAGCCGAAAGCCGCCGGGAGGCCGCAGAGGAGAATGCCGCGGTCACCGAGGCGCAGGCAGATCGGGTGCGTGAGACGCAGGTGGTCGCGGCCGAGCAGAACAAGCGCGAGACAGTAGCGCAGGAACGCGCTGCCGCGGAGGTCGACGCGACCGCCGAGCAGATCGAGGCCGACGAGGACCGACGTATCGAGCAGGCTGCCGCGGACTCCGACGAGATGGTGGCCGCACAGAAGCACCAGGAAGCACTTCGTCAGGCCGAAGCCGATCGCAAGAAGGCCGAAGAGCTCCGCAACCAGGCCTGACCCACTACCGCAAAACAGGAGTTTCGTTATATGAGTGTCCTAGCCATACCGATGACCATTCTTCGCATTCAGTACAAGATCGCTCGAATTCCGTTGCAGCTCATCGAGACCAGGGTGGTCGAGAAGATGAATGCGGAATCACCCGCGCGCCTGGTGTACGAGCACACGCTCGGTTCACTGGACCGCGCTGTCGGGAACCTGTTGGGAGACAAGGGCCTCGCCGATCGCGGTGAGACTCTCGTCGACAGCACCGAGAACCGGGCCGAGGCAGCGCGCCTCGACGCCGAGGCTCGGGCCAAGAAGGTCGCAGCCGACGACGAACTGAAGGTGGCTCGCGAGACCGCCGAGAAGGATCGCCGCGCAGCCGACGCCGCAGCTCAAGAAGCCGCACGTGACGCCCGCCAGGAGGCCGAGCACCGCAAGCGCGAGGCCGCACAGGACGCCGAGCGCAAGGCTGCTGCGGACAAGAAGAAGGCCGACGAGCAGGCCGCTGCCACCGCAAAGGCCGCCGAGGATCGCAAGAAGGCTCAGCAAGCTCAGGTCGACAAGCAGGAAAAGCTGGCCGCAGCGCCGTCCGAGGCCGAATTGGCCGAGGCCGCTGAGCGTTCCGACGAAGCCGCCGCCAAGAAGGACGAGGCGGAGCGCATCGAGAAGCTGTTCATCGCGGAGAAGAGCAAGGACTGACGCTCAGCTCCCCAACAGACACGAAGGTCGCCCCATCGATGAATCGGTGGGGCGATCTTCGTTGTCCGCAGTTAGCACCTCTAATTTGCTTCTCTCACAACACTTCTCGAGATCGACCGAAAACAAGCGCTGGTCCGCGGACAGGTGTATCAATAGAGCACCATCGCACTCCTGTGCAATGTGACCGTAGTAGAAGCCAGGGACGGGGGTCCCATGGAGTGCAGCGCTGCCCTGACCGAGCCGAGCGCCGAACACGACGAGCCGACCGACGATCGAATGCTGTGGGCCACCGCAGGCGATCTGTTCGGTGATTGGCGCGACCGAGGCGATGCCGCCCCGTTCGAGCAGTTGGTCCGACTCCTCACGCCGGTCCTCTGGCAGGTGGTCCGAGCAGCGGGAACCGACGAAGAACAAGCACGGGACGTCTTGCAGACGGTGTGGCTGACCCTCGTCCGTTGTCCCGATTCGGTGCGTGACAACCGAGCCGTCGGCCACTGGCTCGTGGTCTCCGCGCGTCGCGAATCGTGGCGCGTGGTGGGCCGCGACAGACGTTCTGTGGCGCTGGACCCAGCCCGAGTACCCGAGCCCGAACCAGGTTCCTCTGCCGAAATCGAAGCTCTGCAGGTGTCCGATACCCAGGTGCTGTGGCTCGCTGTGAGCCGATTGTCGGCCCGATGCCAACGGCTGGCGCGCGTTGCGGCCAGCCTGGAGCTGACCGACTACAAGTCGCTCGCCGCGGACCTGGGACTCGCTGTCGGCAGTGTCGGTGTGATCCGTCGCCGGTGCCTCGACGCCTTGCGTGCCGACCTCGAGCAGCAGGGAGTGACCGGTGCCTGAAGACAACAGCCCGCGGTCGGCCGACTCCGCGATTCTCGAACGGCTGGGCCGAATGTGGCAGGACGCCGATCCCCCACCGCCCGGGCTCGCCGACGATCTGGTGGCGTTCGTCGCGGCGGCTCGGGTGGAGTCCGAATGGGCAGAAATGCACCTGGTGATGTCCGACGACCTTGCCGGAGTCCGAGCGGCCTCGGACACCAAGACCCTCGAGTTCGAGCTGGGAGCCATCGCACTGCTGGTGCGAGTCGCCCCGGAGTCGTCCACGACCGGACGGATCGACGGCTGGCTGACGATCGAGGACGCCGATATGCCCACGGGTACGTTCGTCACCCTCGTCGCCGACGACGGTGACCGCACGACGCACGTCGACGACGCCGGCCGATTCGAGTTCTCCGGCGTCCGCGAAAGCCCTTGGCGGCTTCGGTTTTCGTTCTCCGACAGCACCCAGCTGATCCAGACACCTCATCGACAGTGGTAGAAAGGCCGACGACTATGGCGAATGACGAGCCGGTGGAGAGTTGGAAGCGGATTCCTCGGGTGGCGGTCGGCATGCCGGGCAACCCGGATGAGATCGGTTCCCAGAGTCCGACGCTGTATGTGCGCGACACTGTTCTGGTGTCGTACAGTTCCACCGAAAACCGCGATCCCACAGACGTTCTCGCCGAGGTGGCCGGACATTTCGGCTGGCTGCTCGACAGAAGCTCGCGTGACGATCGGCTACCGATCTCGGTTCGCTACCCGGATCCCTACGACGAGGACGCCGAGTCCGAGCGGATCGTCGAACGCGTCTTTCTCGTGGCCACCGGGGATTCGGTGGCACCGATCGTCGACGCTGCGGCATTCGTCCGCACGTTCCGAGCCACCCGATCCGACGACAACGCGGTCGACGTGCAGCTCGAACATGTTCTTGCGATCGGAACTTCGCTGACCCCGTTCATGTCGCCGTTCATGAGCCCGTTCATGAGCCCCTTCATGTCACCGTTCATGTCTCCCTTCATGTCCGGCGGCTCCCCCGCCGGAATCTATGCAGTTCCCGGAGCCGGTGGCCGGATGCCCGTCGCGTACGTCGGCCCGGCACCGGTGCGACATCCGGACGATGGAATCGACGGTCGACGAGTCCGCGTCGCGATACTCGACACCGGCTGCGGTGCCCACGATTGGCTCGGTTTCGTCGCCAAGGGTGTCGATCAGAACCCGATCATCGGAATCGACGATCCCGCCACCGACCCGGAGGTCCACCCGGATCTGTTGGGCCCGTTGGACGGGCAGATGGATCCGGTCGTCGGTCACGGCACGTTCATCACCGGACTCGTCCATCAGGAGGCGCCGGACGCGGACATCCTCACCGCCAGGGTGCTCCATGCGGACGGAATCGTCTACGAGGCAGACGTTCTCGCTGCTCTGAGCGCATTGCTCGAGTACGTTCGAGCAGACGAGGCGAACCACGTCGACGTGCTCAATCTGTCACTCGGCTTCTATCACGAGGAGGAGCCCGGCTTCACGTCCTCGATCCGCGACGTCCTTGCCGCGCTTCGTCGAACAGGTGTCGTCGTGGTGGCCTCGGCCGGAAACGACGCGACGAACAGGCCCTGCTACCCCGCGGCGTTCTCCCTCGACCCGGACGAACAATCGTGGACCCCGATGATCTCGGTGGGCGCGCAGAACCCCAACGGCACCCAAGCCCTGTTCAGCAACACCGGTCACTGGGTGAACACATGGGTCTGCGGTGCCGCAGTGGTCAGCACGATGCCGGAATTCGACGCCGGAGCCATACCGTTGGCGCGACGGCAGGCAGCCGGATCCATGCAGGCACGCGAAACGTTGGACCCCGACGACTTCCTCGGCGGCTTCGGCGTGTGGAGTGGCACGTCGTTCGCCGCCCCGATCGTCGCCGGTCGAATCGCCGCGGCGCTCAGCGAATCGGCCTCCCTTCGCACCGGCGACGACCGCATCGCCACCGTCCGCGACGCGGTCGACCGCGTCCGAGCAGCGATCACCGCCGAGAACGATGCGCTCCACGCGAAATCGATCCGATCGAGACGAAACACCCCACGGTGAACTCTCCGCGAGAGTGGGTGGAGCGAGCCCAGTCGCTCATCAGCGCCGGACGCCACGACGAGGCTCGGAAGCTACTGGCGCGGGCCCGCGAGCAAGTTCCCGACGGTCGGATGCGAGCCGAGGTCATGTCGGCCACCGCGTGGGTGATGAGCGAAACGGGTGATCTGACAGGCGGGTTCGACATCTGCCGTTCCGCCCTGCGTGACGACGAATCAGGCGTCGTACGACTCGGACCGATCGGCCGGGCAATCCTGCTCGGTCGCCTCGGGGCACTCGAGGTTCGGGCAGGCAACGACGACGCGGCCCTGCCGCTCTTCGGTACTGCCGCCGACGCATTGGTCGATCACCCCGCAGCTTGTGGCCGAGTGCTGATCAACCGCGGCTACCTGCACCTTCGACGGCGGCAGCTGCCCGAGGCTGCCGTCGACCTCGACGGAGCGATGGAGTCGTTCGCTCGTGTCGGAGATGTCGTCGAGCAAGCGAAGGTTGCACACAATCGCGGCTACGTCGATCTACTGGCCGGTGACCTCGCGGGTGCGCTCGATCGAATGAACACGGCTCGAGAGACGTTGCGCCATCTCTCGTCCGCGCACCGGGCAATCTGTGACCTGGACCGCGCCGAGGTTCTCGAGGCCGCAGGAATGATCGGCGACGCGGTCGACACTCTGGAACAAGTACTGAAACTGGTCGAAGATTCCACGCAGTGGCACACCCGCGCCGAGGCGGAACTACTGCTCGCTCGCATTCTCGCCGACGAGGACTTCGACCGCGCCGCGTCTCTCGCAGCCGCAGCAGCACAGCACTTTCGCGAACACGGAAGTGACGGCTCGGCCGTGCGAGCAGATGCCGTTGCCGCTCGAATTCGGCTGCACGGTGATCTTCCGAACGGCGTCCCCGTCAGTACCCTCGAGCTGCTGGATCGCCTCGACGCGCGCCACTTGACTGCACACTCGACCGAACTGAAACTGCATGTAGCACTGAGCTTTCTGGACTCCGACGTCGACCGGGCCGAACGGTACACCGCAGACATCGAAGTCCGCACCGATGCGCCGGTGTCGACCCGCCTACTCGCTGCCCGTGTTCGGTCGGCACTCGAACGCAGACGCGGACGACCCGCCGACGCCCTGGCCCATGCGGCACAGGCGATGGACGAATTCGTCGAATGGCAAACGCACTTCGGAAATCTCGGAATGCAGGTGGCAACCCAGCGAGTGGCCACCGACGTGGTCCTTCAGGGGCTCAATGCGGCGTGGGAGACGCAGGACCCGGAGCGGATACTCGAATGGTCCGAGCGAGCCCGCGGTGCAGCGACCGCCTGGAATCCGGTGCGCGCGCCCCGCGACGACGAGATGGTTCGAGCACTCGCCGAAATCCGTTCGCTCCGTGACTCCGACGACGCCCAGGCCCACCGGCGTCGCGTCGAACTCCGCGAACAGGTGCGAGATCTCGGCTGGCGTGGATCGTCGTCCTCGGCGACCTCCCCGTCGCGACCCGATGTCGTCGACGCCCAGCGGGCACTGACGGAGTCGGACGCCGCGCTGATCACGTATTCGTGGCTCGGTGACAGGATGGTCGCCATGGTGGTGTCCGCGGGCACCCCGGCGACGTTCGACCTCGGACCGTGGACCGATATCGTCCGTGAACTATCCGGTCTTCCAGCGGATCTCGACGTGGCCGCCGCGCGTCGTGGCTCCCGCCTGCGCACGTCCGTCGAGAGGTCACTGACCAGGCGGCTGGCTGCTCTCGATCGGCTGTTGGTCGCGCCGGTCCTGGCCGATTCGATGCCTCGCCGAATCCTGTTGACGGTGCCCGGTGTCCTCGGCGGTATTCCGTGGGGCCTCCTCCCCGGCCTCGCGGCTCGTTCTCTGTCGGTTGCGGTGTCGGTGCAATGGTGGATCGGTAGCTCTGCCGACGCCGGCACTCGGGCACCGGTAGGGGTGGTGTGCGGGCCGGGCACAGCACACGGCGAACGGGAGGCCAGAGACGTGGCGCAGGCCTGGGCGGGTCGGTCACGGATCGTCACCGGCACCGATGCGACCACCGTCGCTGCGGCCGATCTCGCCGAAGCGTCGAACATCCTCCACGTCAGCGCACACGGGGGCTATTCGCGCGAACATCCGCTGTTCTCGTCGATCGCCCTGACCGACGGCCCGTGGTTCGGCCACGACGTCACTCAGCTCGCGTCGGTGCCGTCGCTCGTGGTCGTGTCCGCCTGCGAAATGGGTCGTGCGGCCGGTGAATTGGATGCGCTCGGCATGGCGCGTGCATGGCTGCACGCCGGTGCGCGATGCGTTGTCGCTGCTCCCGCGAACATCGACGACGAACGTGCCGCTGAATTCTTCCCATCCCTGCACCGAAGAATGGCGGGCGGCGAGTCCCCAGGCGATGCGCTGGCCACGCTGCGTGGTTGTGCTCCGGAATCGCCGGACCTGGGTGTCGCCGCACTGTGTTACGGAAATGCCTGGTGAACAACATCATCGAGTGATGTATCAACGACGTGGCCCGGCGCTCCTGATGGTCGTACACACCCGAACGCCCATCACCGAGGAGTGGATATGTCCACCACACTGACAGACCCGTTCACGGAGGAGCGGCTGATAATCCTCCGCGCTCCAGCACGACCGGCCATGCGAGATCTCGACGCCGGTCCGGTTGCGATGTCGGCAGAAGCAACCGCGGGAATCACGATCGACATCGACAGCAAGGTCAGCAAGTCGACGATGCGCACGATCGCGAACGATCCCACCGTCGTCGGCTTCTGCCCGTCGTTGCCGATGAAACTGATAGAGCCCGTGCCGACGCCACGACTCCACCGATCAGGTGCGGCCGCCACGACGTGGGGTATCGATGCGGTCGGCGCAACGACCTCACCGTACACAGGGTCCGGGATCACCGTCGCCGTACTCGACACCGGCATCGACTCGACTCATCCGGCCTTCTCCGGCGTGGAGCTGATCACCCGGGACTTCACCGGGGACGGCAGCGTCATCGATAAGCATGGACACGGAACTCATTGCGCTGGAACCATCTTCGGACGTGATCTGAATTCGAAGCGAATCGGCGTTGCCAGTGGCGTGAACCGCGCGCTGATCGGGAAAGTACTCGGAGCCGACGGCGGTGGCACCGACATCCTCACCCAGGCCATGATCTGGGCCCGCGACAACGGAGCACACGTCATCTCCATGTCCCTCGGCATCGACTTCCCCGGCTACGTGAACTACCTGATTCAACAGCGCGGCTACCGTACCGACGTCGCCACATCGGTAGGCCTGCAGGCCTACACCGCCAACGTCAGGCTCTTCGAGAAGCTTTCCGAGTTCCTCAACGCCGGTCTCGGACAACCACTCGTCGTTGCCGCCACCGGCAACGAAAGCGGTCGACATGCCAACCCGCCCTACGAAATCAACGTCTCACCACCGGCCGCCGCGGCCGGCATCATCGCCGTCGGCGCACTCGACAGCAGCGCGGACGGATTCGTCGTCGCACCGTTCTCGAACACTCGGGCAACGGTGTCCGCTCCGGGCGTCGGAATCGAGAGTGCTGGGCTCGGCGGCGGCACCACCACCATGAGCGGAACCAGTATGGCCACACCGCACGTCGCGGGCGTGGCGGCTCTCTGGGCCGAAAAGCTCCGAACGCAAGGGCAACTGAGTCCCCTCGTACTCCAGGCCAAGATCATCGGCGACGCCACCTGCGACCCACTCGCGCCGGGCTTCGATCCCCTGGACGTCGGTGCGGGTCTGGTTCAGGCACCGCAGTCCTGACTCGCTCCACCTTCTTTCGATACGCACCCTCACACCCATGCCCGTGTCACACCATTCGGAGGATCATCATGACCAGTACCATCCGTTCCACTGGATACATGCTCGATCGCAGCGGCATTCCCGACGATGTCCTGGAGCTACTACAGGTACTTCCCGGACAACACCAGGTCGAACTCGACCCTGCCGACGCACCGGCAGCAGCCCACTCGTCGTCCACCGAGCCCTACTGCCCGACGTGGGCAACGCACGCCGATCCTACTGTCGTACAGTCGTTCTCCGTGGAAGGAGAGACGTTCCTCGAACCACTGGTGCACGAGGAACCCAACCCTCTTCTCTACCCGATGTGCACGGTCGGCATCGTGTTCACCAGCGCAGGAAAGCGGGGTAGCGGCGTACTCGTGGGGCCGAACC is part of the Rhodococcus sp. SBT000017 genome and harbors:
- a CDS encoding general stress protein CsbD encodes the protein MTDENVAGEARKGLLDGIKGKAKEVVGAVTGNDSLTAEGQLQAAQAREHKEAQATERVAEAQATEAAEELADVRTAAESRREAAEENAAVTEAQADRVRETQVVAAEQNKRETVAQERAAAEVDATAEQIEADEDRRIEQAAADSDEMVAAQKHQEALRQAEADRKKAEELRNQA
- a CDS encoding RNA polymerase sigma factor, with translation MECSAALTEPSAEHDEPTDDRMLWATAGDLFGDWRDRGDAAPFEQLVRLLTPVLWQVVRAAGTDEEQARDVLQTVWLTLVRCPDSVRDNRAVGHWLVVSARRESWRVVGRDRRSVALDPARVPEPEPGSSAEIEALQVSDTQVLWLAVSRLSARCQRLARVAASLELTDYKSLAADLGLAVGSVGVIRRRCLDALRADLEQQGVTGA
- a CDS encoding S8/S53 family peptidase, translated to MANDEPVESWKRIPRVAVGMPGNPDEIGSQSPTLYVRDTVLVSYSSTENRDPTDVLAEVAGHFGWLLDRSSRDDRLPISVRYPDPYDEDAESERIVERVFLVATGDSVAPIVDAAAFVRTFRATRSDDNAVDVQLEHVLAIGTSLTPFMSPFMSPFMSPFMSPFMSPFMSGGSPAGIYAVPGAGGRMPVAYVGPAPVRHPDDGIDGRRVRVAILDTGCGAHDWLGFVAKGVDQNPIIGIDDPATDPEVHPDLLGPLDGQMDPVVGHGTFITGLVHQEAPDADILTARVLHADGIVYEADVLAALSALLEYVRADEANHVDVLNLSLGFYHEEEPGFTSSIRDVLAALRRTGVVVVASAGNDATNRPCYPAAFSLDPDEQSWTPMISVGAQNPNGTQALFSNTGHWVNTWVCGAAVVSTMPEFDAGAIPLARRQAAGSMQARETLDPDDFLGGFGVWSGTSFAAPIVAGRIAAALSESASLRTGDDRIATVRDAVDRVRAAITAENDALHAKSIRSRRNTPR
- a CDS encoding CHAT domain-containing protein — protein: MNSPREWVERAQSLISAGRHDEARKLLARAREQVPDGRMRAEVMSATAWVMSETGDLTGGFDICRSALRDDESGVVRLGPIGRAILLGRLGALEVRAGNDDAALPLFGTAADALVDHPAACGRVLINRGYLHLRRRQLPEAAVDLDGAMESFARVGDVVEQAKVAHNRGYVDLLAGDLAGALDRMNTARETLRHLSSAHRAICDLDRAEVLEAAGMIGDAVDTLEQVLKLVEDSTQWHTRAEAELLLARILADEDFDRAASLAAAAAQHFREHGSDGSAVRADAVAARIRLHGDLPNGVPVSTLELLDRLDARHLTAHSTELKLHVALSFLDSDVDRAERYTADIEVRTDAPVSTRLLAARVRSALERRRGRPADALAHAAQAMDEFVEWQTHFGNLGMQVATQRVATDVVLQGLNAAWETQDPERILEWSERARGAATAWNPVRAPRDDEMVRALAEIRSLRDSDDAQAHRRRVELREQVRDLGWRGSSSSATSPSRPDVVDAQRALTESDAALITYSWLGDRMVAMVVSAGTPATFDLGPWTDIVRELSGLPADLDVAAARRGSRLRTSVERSLTRRLAALDRLLVAPVLADSMPRRILLTVPGVLGGIPWGLLPGLAARSLSVAVSVQWWIGSSADAGTRAPVGVVCGPGTAHGEREARDVAQAWAGRSRIVTGTDATTVAAADLAEASNILHVSAHGGYSREHPLFSSIALTDGPWFGHDVTQLASVPSLVVVSACEMGRAAGELDALGMARAWLHAGARCVVAAPANIDDERAAEFFPSLHRRMAGGESPGDALATLRGCAPESPDLGVAALCYGNAW
- a CDS encoding S8 family serine peptidase — its product is MSTTLTDPFTEERLIILRAPARPAMRDLDAGPVAMSAEATAGITIDIDSKVSKSTMRTIANDPTVVGFCPSLPMKLIEPVPTPRLHRSGAAATTWGIDAVGATTSPYTGSGITVAVLDTGIDSTHPAFSGVELITRDFTGDGSVIDKHGHGTHCAGTIFGRDLNSKRIGVASGVNRALIGKVLGADGGGTDILTQAMIWARDNGAHVISMSLGIDFPGYVNYLIQQRGYRTDVATSVGLQAYTANVRLFEKLSEFLNAGLGQPLVVAATGNESGRHANPPYEINVSPPAAAAGIIAVGALDSSADGFVVAPFSNTRATVSAPGVGIESAGLGGGTTTMSGTSMATPHVAGVAALWAEKLRTQGQLSPLVLQAKIIGDATCDPLAPGFDPLDVGAGLVQAPQS